Genomic DNA from Candidatus Eisenbacteria bacterium:
ATTTCGCCCTTCGCCGCCATGCGCTCGGAGCGCACCATCTGATCCTGCGCCTTCTGCAGGTCGACGAAGCGCTTGTAGGTCTCGTAGGTCATCTGGAGCGGGGCCCAGAACAGCACCAGCCCGACGTAACCGACGCTGCCGTACGCGATCACGGCGAGCGGACCGGAGAAGAACAGCGCCGCGTCGTTCATGAGGTGCTCGCGATGAATCCAGTCCTCGCGCAGCACCTTGAGGAACGGCCGGTCGGTTGACCACGCGACCGCCATGCTGACGAGGGCGCGGTTGAGCGCCAGGTACATGACGTAGCCCGCCAGCATCACCAGCATCAGGTGAATCGCGTCCCACTCGGCGAGCGTCATGCGGCCGCCGCCGGCGAGGCCGTCGTGCGGATGACCGAGCAGCTGCATCACCTGGGCCGCACTCCAGGTCATGATCACGGTCTGACCGAAGTTGAACAGCGCACGCACCCATGGCCGGCGCTGCAGCACGACGTTCGCGATCAGCGTGCTGACTCCGACCGCGAACATCGCGGGCCACACCCCCCACAGCGTCAGCACCGCGAGATTCGCGGCCGAGGCCATGCTGATCGTGGCCTTGCCCGAGGGCGTCGACATCCACAGCATCTCGGCGACGACGCACACCCCGGTCCACACCAGGTAGTGGACCCAGTGCGTGACCATCGCCGGCGGGGCGGTGAGCGCGAACAGGACCAGCGACAGCAGCACCACGCTCGACACATACAGCCGCAGCCGAATGCTCATGCGCGGCTCGGCGTGGTGAACGCGGCGACGGGCTCGACGCCGAGTCCTGGGCGCTCGCTCAACTCGATGCGTCCGCGCTCGCGCGGCGCGCCGTCGAACGGGTCGGCCGCCAGCAGCCAGTGACCGTCCAGGTCGAGCACGTCGGCGAGCGGCGCGAGCTGCGCAGCCGCGGACAGGGCGAGACTCGATTCCACCATCGAGCCCAGCATCACCTGGAGACCGCATGCGCGTGCGGCGTGGATCATGCGGCGCATTTCGCCGAGGCCGCCGGTCTTCATGAGCTTGAGATTGATGCCGTCGACGCGCCCGGCGAGCAACCCCACGTCGCGCAGGTGATGACAGCTCTCGTCTGCGAACACCGGGATCCCCGAACGCTCACGCACCCAGCGCAGCCCGTCGAGGTCACCACGAGCGACCGGCTGCTCGACCAGGTCGATGCCGAGCGGCTCGATCTGGCGCAACACGCGCACGGCATCGGCCGGCGACCACGCTGCGTTCGCATCGACCTGCAGCGCACCCTTGTAGTGCGCGCGAACTCGCCGCAGATTTTCGACGTCGCCCGTGGCACCGAGCTTGACCTTGAGACGCGGGAACTCGACCAGGGTCTCGAGCTTGCGATCCATTTCGGCGGGCTCGGCCATCCCCAGCGTCACGCACGAGAGCGGCACCCGCGTGGGATCGAGCCCGAACAGCTTCCAGACCGGCTGCGCGAGCCGGCGCCCGATCCAGTCGTGAAGCGCCATGTCGAGCGCCGCGCGCGCCGAACCGTGGCCCTGCAGCACGCCGTCGAGTCGCGCGTGAATGGCATCGAGCGCGAACGGATCTTCGCCGAGGTGGGGCGCCCAGGCCTCGAGCGCCTGCGCGACCAGCGCAGGAGACTCACCATAGTAGTGAGACGGCGAGGCCTCGCCGACCCCCTCGATCCCGTCGTGTTGAACGCGCACCAGCGTGTTGTCGTGGCGGCGCTTCTCGCCGTGCGCGATGCGAAACGTGAATGCGGTCTCGACCGGCAGCGGCTCATGCGTGAGTCGCATGGGACCTCCGTGTGCGCGACAGCGCCGGACTTCGGGGCTCGGAGCGCATCAGATCATCGAGTCGTACACCGCGATGTAGCGATCCACCATCTCGTCCTCACTGAATCGATCACGCGCGACCCGCCGCCCACGCCGACCCATCGCCTTTCGCAGGCGCTCATCGGTCAGCAGCTTGAGCGTGGACGCCACCTGTCCCGCGAGATCCGTCGGCGCGTGAAGGAAGCCGGTCTTTCCGTGCTCAACGACTTCGGGGATCCCTCCCACGTCCGAGGCGACCACCGGGACCTCCGCGCTCATCGCCTCGAGGGCCACGAGCCCGAAGCTCTCCGAGGAGCTCGGCAATAGGAAGACATCGGCAAGTGGGAGCAATTCCTCCATGGAGTCTTGATTTCCCAGGAACAGGACGTCCCGGTGAACGCCCAGCTCTCGCGCCAGCGCCTCGGCTGCCGAGCGTTCCGGGCCGTCGCCGATCATCACCAGCTTGGCCTGAATCCGTCGCCTCACTTCTGCGAATACATGAATGACGGCCGGGATGTTCTTGACCTGACGAAAGTTGGAGGCATGCATCATCACGCCGACGTGGGCCGGCGCCAGCCGCAGGCTGCCGGGCCGTCCGGGCCGGAACACCTTGGGGTCGACGAAGTTGTAGATCACCTCAATCGGTCGCTGAATGCCGAGGCTCTCCTCGGCCCGCTCCTTCAGGTACTGGCTCACCGCCGTCACCCGGTCGCTCGACTCGATGCTGAACTTAGTCATGCGGAAGAACGCCGGCTCGATACCGACGACCGTGATGTCGGTGCCATGGAGCGTCGTGACGACGCCGATCTGGCGCGGCAGTAC
This window encodes:
- the bshA gene encoding N-acetyl-alpha-D-glucosaminyl L-malate synthase BshA, encoding MSNSRVRRRAATPQRKGIRKRVASAGRVSVGRSARRVGAHPTSAPCVKLGRKPRKIGIACYAHFGGSGVVATELGLALARRGYEVHFVAHHLPFRLRSFRSNVIFHEVATATYPVFDQDPLSLLLASKLADVTENYDLDVLHVHYALPFSASAYLARQLVLPRQIGVVTTLHGTDITVVGIEPAFFRMTKFSIESSDRVTAVSQYLKERAEESLGIQRPIEVIYNFVDPKVFRPGRPGSLRLAPAHVGVMMHASNFRQVKNIPAVIHVFAEVRRRIQAKLVMIGDGPERSAAEALARELGVHRDVLFLGNQDSMEELLPLADVFLLPSSSESFGLVALEAMSAEVPVVASDVGGIPEVVEHGKTGFLHAPTDLAGQVASTLKLLTDERLRKAMGRRGRRVARDRFSEDEMVDRYIAVYDSMI
- a CDS encoding dipeptide epimerase, with translation MRLTHEPLPVETAFTFRIAHGEKRRHDNTLVRVQHDGIEGVGEASPSHYYGESPALVAQALEAWAPHLGEDPFALDAIHARLDGVLQGHGSARAALDMALHDWIGRRLAQPVWKLFGLDPTRVPLSCVTLGMAEPAEMDRKLETLVEFPRLKVKLGATGDVENLRRVRAHYKGALQVDANAAWSPADAVRVLRQIEPLGIDLVEQPVARGDLDGLRWVRERSGIPVFADESCHHLRDVGLLAGRVDGINLKLMKTGGLGEMRRMIHAARACGLQVMLGSMVESSLALSAAAQLAPLADVLDLDGHWLLAADPFDGAPRERGRIELSERPGLGVEPVAAFTTPSRA